A window from Mixophyes fleayi isolate aMixFle1 chromosome 12, aMixFle1.hap1, whole genome shotgun sequence encodes these proteins:
- the HJV gene encoding hemojuvelin: MGRPTIRRSLSRSSDSVLFKTVLLLIFCEQVDAQCKIIKCNTDYVTATSNTRISNKNVVYCNALRSYSQCTRNTARTCRGDLVYHSAVHIIEDRMIQFNCSKVGPTNSPRRQPPQPLPDATVKQACDYEKVFHEKHGTVPKYLYCGVFGDPHVRTFGGDFQTCAVDGSWPLLDNEYLYVQATSTPLSPWSKATVTSKLTIIFKDMKQCIDQRVYQAEVGNVPAAFDDGSINGGKRAGGSSLTIHEREPGKYIEIQAAYIGTTIRVRQLDRQLSFSLRMAEVISQAFQEEQDLQLCVTGCPSSQRISRTTDLSRTNSLSMETTRSLCKDKLSVEDAYFQSCVFDLMVSGNANLTEAAFHALEDARDFHTEPGTLHIFSKGENGPHLSFTIFLLLLGTVIGYTAKLV, from the exons ATGGGTAGACCAACCATTAGACGTTCTCTCTCAAGATCTTCAGACAGTGTCCTCTTTAAGACCGTGCTTCTACTAATCTTCTGTGAGCAAG TGGATGCCCAGTGTAAGATCATCAAATGTAACACAGACTATGTCACCGCCACATCAAACACGAGGATCTCCAACAAGAATGTTGTGTACTGCAACGCCTTACGCTCATACTCTCAGTGCACGCGCAACACGGCCCGGACTTGTCGCGGAGACTTGGTGTACCACTCTGCCGTGCACATCATCGAGGATCGCATGATTCAGTTCAACTGCTCCAAGGTGGGGCCCACTAACTCTCCCCGGCGGCAGCCTCCCCAGCCACTTCCTGACGCTACTGTTAAACAAGCATGTGATTATGAGAAGGTCTTCCATGAAAAGCATGGGACTGTCCCCAAGTACCTGTACTGTGGGGTGTTTGGGGATCCACATGTGCGCACTTTCGGTGGTGACTTTCAGACGTGCGCGGTGGATGGCTCATGGCCACTCCTGGACAATGAATATCTGTACGTCCAGGCAACCAGCACGCCACTCTCTCCTTGGTCCAAAGCCACAGTAACCAGCAAG TTAACGATTATCTTCAAGGACATGAAGCAATGCATTGACCAGAGGGTTTACCAGGCGGAGGTGGGCAACGTGCCGGCGGCATTTGACGATGGATCCATCAACGGCGGCAAAAGAGCAGGCGGGAGCAGCTTGACCATTCACGAGAGGGAGCCTGGGAAGTACATTGAGATTCAGGCCGCTTATATCGGGACCACCATCCGGGTGCGGCAATTGGACAGACAGCTGTCGTTCTCTCTGCGTATGGCAGAGGTGATATCACAAGCCTTCCAAGAGGAGCAGGACTTGCAGCTTTGTGTGACGGGCTGTCCGTCCAGTCAGCGGATCTCTAGAACTACAGACCTCAGTAGGACTAACTCTCTTAGCATGGAGACAACCAGATCTCTGTGCAAGGACAAACTGTCCGTAGAGGACGCGTATTTTCAGTCTTGCGTGTTTGACTTGATGGTTTCGGGGAATGCAAATTTGACAGAGGCGGCTTTCCATGCCTTGGAAGATGCCAGAGATTTCCACACCGAGCCGGGAACATTACATATATTCAGCAAAGGGGAGAATGGACCCCATTTATCTTTCACTATCTTTCTTCTACTCCTAGGGACTGTCATTGGATATACGGCGAAGCTTGTTTGA